A section of the Rhodospirillales bacterium genome encodes:
- a CDS encoding response regulator: MPYQFQNISVLVVEDNQPMALLTKSILETFGVSSVILARNGEEGFTLFCRHNPDIVIADWMMKPMDGIELTHLIRTEPRSPSPFVPIILMTGFSAKKRVEEARDAGVSEFLVKPFQARDLYKRIAQVIERPRQFVRAPGFFGPDRRRVREFDDFAGPWRRTSDHSLTGKDD; encoded by the coding sequence ATGCCCTATCAGTTCCAGAATATTTCCGTGCTGGTGGTCGAAGACAACCAGCCCATGGCGCTTTTAACCAAGTCGATCCTTGAGACATTTGGCGTATCCTCGGTCATTCTGGCCCGCAACGGGGAGGAAGGGTTTACCCTGTTCTGCCGCCATAACCCGGATATCGTCATCGCCGACTGGATGATGAAGCCGATGGACGGAATCGAGCTTACGCACCTGATCCGGACCGAACCACGGTCGCCCTCGCCTTTCGTGCCGATCATCCTGATGACCGGATTTTCCGCGAAAAAGCGCGTCGAGGAGGCGCGCGATGCCGGGGTGAGCGAGTTTCTGGTCAAACCCTTTCAGGCGCGCGACCTGTATAAACGCATCGCGCAGGTCATCGAGCGCCCGCGCCAGTTCGTGCGCGCGCCGGGATTTTTCGGGCCAGATCGGCGCCGCGTGCGCGAATTCGACGATTTCGCCGGCCCGTGGCGGCGGACCAGCGATCACAGCCTGACCGGAAAGGACGACTAG
- the tkt gene encoding transketolase encodes MASTNLAQAHAPARAVDAHPMRKYANAIRALSMDAVEKANSGHPGMPMGMADVATVLFTKFMHFDPAAPTWPDRDRFILSAGHGSMLLYSLAYLLGYEKMTLAQIQQFRQLHSITPGHPEHDPAIGVETTTGPLGQGIANAVGFALAERITNARFGDELVNHFTYVVASDGDMMEGISHEACSLAGHMKLSRLIVLYDDNGISIDGPTSLSYTEDPTGRFTAYGWDVQTIDGHDFDAIEAAIAKAQKSDRPSLIRCQTTIGYGAPHKANTSGAHGSPLGEDEIKGARAALDWPYAPFEVPAEILTWWREAGARNAQMRKAWQVRHEKSGQRDAFDAAFNPDVSGRVRLVVDKLVQELLDKPVKNATRQASGETLNALIAAVPELVGGSADLTPSNNTYKKGTEVVKPGAYGGQYIHYGVREHGMAATMNGMALHGGVIPYAGTFLTFSDYCRPAIRMAALMKTRVIHVMTHDSIGLGEDGPTHQPVEHLAALRAIPNCFVMRPGDAVETAECWQVALERIDGPSVFALTRQALPTLRNAESWQVAATPTLPAKTHANLCGKGGYILRKNFDKGTPDLVLMASGSEVSIAYEAYEKLQSSSIKVQLVSVPCIELLEKQDEAYRREVIGPESARRIVVEAAIRQPWDKYLKPSDIFIGMKGFGESAPYQKLYEHFGITAAAIAGAAKR; translated from the coding sequence ATGGCCTCCACCAACCTTGCCCAAGCCCACGCCCCTGCCCGCGCCGTTGACGCGCATCCGATGCGCAAATACGCGAACGCCATCCGCGCGCTTTCGATGGACGCGGTGGAAAAGGCAAATTCCGGCCACCCCGGCATGCCGATGGGTATGGCGGACGTGGCCACCGTGCTGTTCACCAAATTCATGCATTTCGACCCGGCGGCGCCGACATGGCCCGACCGCGACCGCTTTATCCTGTCGGCGGGACATGGCTCGATGCTTTTGTACTCCCTCGCCTATCTGTTGGGTTACGAGAAAATGACGCTGGCGCAGATCCAGCAATTCCGGCAGCTCCATTCCATAACCCCCGGCCACCCCGAACACGACCCCGCGATCGGCGTCGAGACCACAACAGGGCCGCTGGGACAGGGCATCGCCAACGCGGTCGGTTTCGCGCTGGCCGAGCGGATCACCAATGCCCGTTTCGGCGACGAGCTGGTCAACCATTTTACCTATGTCGTCGCATCGGACGGCGACATGATGGAAGGCATCAGCCACGAGGCCTGTTCGCTGGCCGGGCATATGAAGCTTTCGCGCCTGATCGTGCTTTACGACGATAACGGCATTTCGATCGACGGGCCGACCAGCCTGTCCTATACCGAGGACCCGACCGGGCGCTTCACCGCCTATGGCTGGGACGTGCAAACCATCGACGGGCACGATTTCGACGCGATCGAGGCCGCGATCGCCAAGGCGCAAAAATCCGACAGGCCGTCCCTTATCCGCTGCCAGACCACCATCGGTTACGGCGCGCCGCACAAGGCCAACACGTCGGGCGCGCATGGCAGCCCGCTGGGCGAGGACGAGATCAAGGGCGCGCGCGCCGCGCTGGATTGGCCGTACGCGCCGTTCGAGGTGCCGGCCGAGATTTTGACCTGGTGGCGCGAAGCCGGCGCACGCAATGCCCAGATGCGCAAGGCGTGGCAGGTGCGGCACGAGAAATCGGGTCAGCGCGATGCCTTTGACGCGGCGTTCAACCCCGATGTTTCGGGCCGCGTACGCCTGGTTGTGGACAAACTTGTGCAAGAACTGTTGGACAAGCCTGTGAAAAACGCCACGCGGCAGGCCAGCGGCGAGACGCTGAACGCGCTGATCGCGGCGGTTCCGGAACTGGTCGGCGGGTCGGCCGACCTGACACCGTCCAACAACACATACAAGAAGGGTACGGAGGTCGTAAAACCCGGCGCCTATGGCGGGCAATACATCCATTACGGCGTGCGCGAGCACGGCATGGCCGCGACGATGAACGGCATGGCGCTGCATGGCGGAGTCATTCCGTATGCCGGGACGTTCCTGACCTTTTCCGATTACTGCCGTCCGGCCATCCGCATGGCCGCGCTGATGAAGACGCGTGTCATCCATGTCATGACCCACGATTCCATCGGTCTGGGCGAGGACGGACCGACGCACCAGCCGGTCGAGCATCTGGCCGCCCTGCGCGCCATCCCCAATTGCTTTGTCATGCGCCCCGGCGATGCGGTGGAAACGGCAGAATGCTGGCAGGTCGCACTGGAGCGCATCGACGGTCCTTCCGTCTTCGCCTTGACCCGGCAGGCGTTGCCGACTTTGCGTAACGCAGAGTCCTGGCAGGTAGCCGCCACACCAACCCTGCCCGCCAAGACCCACGCAAACCTGTGTGGAAAAGGCGGGTATATCCTGCGTAAAAACTTCGATAAAGGCACCCCCGATCTGGTGTTGATGGCCTCGGGCTCGGAGGTATCGATCGCGTATGAGGCGTATGAAAAGCTGCAATCCTCAAGCATAAAAGTTCAATTGGTATCAGTGCCTTGTATTGAACTTCTTGAGAAACAGGATGAAGCGTACAGGCGCGAGGTCATCGGCCCCGAAAGCGCGCGCCGCATCGTCGTCGAGGCCGCGATCCGCCAGCCTTGGGATAAGTACCTCAAACCCTCCGACATCTTCATCGGCATGAAAGGCTTTGGCGAGTCCGCGCCATACCAGAAACTGTACGAACATTTCGGAATTACGGCGGCGGCCATTGCCGGTGCTGCAAAAAGGTAG
- the gap gene encoding type I glyceraldehyde-3-phosphate dehydrogenase codes for MTVRVAINGFGRIGRLVARALYESGRSDIEIVAINDLADAATNAHLLKYDSVHGRFPHPVEVAGNDLVIKGKTIQSFQQKDPAQLPWGDLKIDVALECSGVFTARDKASAHLTAGARKVLISAPATDEDITVVYGVNHDKLTAEHKIVSNASCTTNCLAPVASVLNKAVGIEKGYMTTIHSYTGDQRTVDTAHKDLHRARAAALNMIPTSTGAAKAVGKVLPELNGRLDGMAMRVPTPNVSVVDLKFTAGKATTKDEINAAIKAAADGPLKGILGYYAEPLVSSDFNHDPHSSIFSLEGTKVIDGNFVRVMSWYDNEWGFSNRMLDTATVLGKL; via the coding sequence ATGACTGTACGCGTAGCGATTAATGGATTTGGACGCATTGGCCGCCTTGTCGCCCGCGCGCTGTATGAAAGCGGGCGCAGCGATATCGAGATCGTGGCCATCAACGATCTGGCCGACGCCGCCACCAACGCGCATTTGCTGAAATACGATTCCGTACATGGGCGCTTCCCCCACCCGGTCGAAGTGGCGGGCAACGATCTGGTCATCAAGGGCAAAACCATCCAGTCCTTCCAGCAGAAAGACCCGGCGCAGCTGCCGTGGGGCGATTTGAAAATCGACGTCGCGCTGGAATGTTCGGGTGTGTTCACCGCGCGCGACAAGGCGTCGGCGCATTTGACCGCCGGTGCGCGCAAGGTGCTGATTTCCGCCCCCGCGACGGACGAGGACATCACCGTCGTCTATGGCGTCAACCATGACAAGCTGACCGCCGAACACAAAATCGTTTCCAACGCGTCGTGCACGACCAACTGTCTTGCGCCTGTCGCCTCGGTCCTGAACAAAGCCGTGGGTATCGAAAAAGGGTACATGACGACCATCCATTCCTATACCGGTGACCAGCGCACGGTGGATACCGCGCACAAGGATCTGCACCGCGCGCGCGCGGCGGCCCTGAACATGATCCCGACCAGCACTGGTGCCGCTAAAGCGGTAGGCAAGGTTTTACCGGAACTGAACGGCAGGCTGGACGGCATGGCAATGCGCGTGCCGACCCCCAACGTTTCGGTGGTCGACCTGAAATTCACGGCCGGCAAAGCCACCACGAAGGACGAGATCAACGCCGCGATCAAGGCGGCGGCAGACGGCCCGCTGAAAGGCATTTTGGGCTATTACGCCGAACCGCTGGTTTCCAGCGATTTCAACCACGACCCCCATTCCTCCATCTTCTCGCTGGAGGGGACCAAGGTCATCGACGGCAATTTCGTGCGCGTGATGAGCTGGTACGACAATGAATGGGGCTTCTCCAACCGGATGCTGGATACCGCGACGGTGCTTGGAAAACTTTGA
- the ruvA gene encoding Holliday junction branch migration protein RuvA, producing MIGKLRGIIDQISGNQIILDVGGVGYVVQAGARTLGAVGGAGEGATLLIETVVREDAITLYGFADAAERFWFKTLTTVQGVGPKVALSILSACTPDQLQLAIGARDHAPLTRAEGVGPKLAQRIVMELKDKAVAALPAIALPASPESRQKRAKPANDAANHAEDAVSALVNLGYGRSDAYQAVNAVMQRGEASDLSAIISLSLKEIAA from the coding sequence ATGATTGGCAAATTGCGCGGCATTATCGACCAGATTTCGGGAAACCAGATCATCCTCGACGTGGGCGGGGTGGGATATGTCGTTCAGGCGGGCGCGCGCACGTTGGGCGCCGTCGGCGGCGCGGGCGAGGGCGCGACCCTGCTGATCGAAACCGTGGTGCGCGAGGACGCGATCACCCTTTACGGCTTTGCCGACGCGGCCGAACGCTTCTGGTTCAAGACCCTGACGACGGTACAGGGCGTGGGGCCGAAAGTGGCCCTGTCCATCCTTTCCGCCTGCACGCCGGATCAACTGCAACTGGCGATCGGCGCGCGCGACCACGCGCCGCTGACGCGGGCCGAGGGCGTGGGCCCGAAACTGGCCCAGCGCATCGTCATGGAACTGAAGGACAAGGCGGTTGCGGCGCTGCCCGCGATCGCGCTGCCCGCGTCGCCTGAATCGCGGCAAAAACGCGCCAAACCCGCCAACGATGCCGCGAACCATGCCGAGGATGCGGTTTCCGCGCTGGTCAATCTTGGCTATGGGCGCTCGGACGCGTATCAGGCGGTGAACGCCGTCATGCAGCGCGGCGAGGCAAGCGATCTTTCCGCCATCATCTCTCTTTCACTGAAGGAGATCGCGGCATGA
- a CDS encoding 5-formyltetrahydrofolate cyclo-ligase: MDDHPSEKQRLRRGAHAKAADSGVERHRLDRELADRFLAAFPPDPSKILSFFWPMARECDTRPIAEACHDSGMRCTLPVIRQDGTHGLVFRLWQRGAPMRKSRFGTMEPLPQAERLEPNILLVPLVMVDMQGNRLGRGAGHYDATIMELRARRDIMAIGVAYDWQVSEESLPSEAHDARLDGLVTPTRVILFP; the protein is encoded by the coding sequence ATGGACGACCACCCTTCCGAAAAACAGCGTTTGCGCCGCGGCGCGCACGCAAAGGCCGCCGATAGCGGGGTCGAGCGCCACCGCCTCGACCGCGAACTGGCCGACCGCTTTCTGGCCGCCTTTCCGCCGGATCCGTCCAAAATCCTGTCTTTTTTCTGGCCCATGGCGCGCGAATGCGACACCCGCCCGATCGCCGAGGCCTGCCACGATTCCGGCATGCGCTGTACCCTGCCGGTGATCCGGCAGGACGGGACGCATGGTCTGGTTTTTCGGCTTTGGCAACGCGGCGCGCCGATGCGCAAATCGCGCTTCGGCACGATGGAACCTCTGCCGCAGGCCGAACGGCTTGAACCGAACATCCTGCTGGTCCCGCTGGTGATGGTGGACATGCAGGGCAACCGCCTTGGGCGCGGGGCGGGGCATTACGATGCGACGATCATGGAACTGCGTGCGCGCCGCGACATCATGGCGATCGGCGTCGCCTATGACTGGCAGGTGTCCGAGGAATCGCTGCCGAGCGAGGCGCACGATGCCCGCCTCGACGGGCTTGTCACCCCGACGCGGGTGATCCTGTTCCCGTAA
- a CDS encoding YebC/PmpR family DNA-binding transcriptional regulator codes for MAGHSHAKNVARRKEAQGKKKASLFGKIARGITVAAKGGGPDPDMNPRLRIAIAKAKEVSMPNDRIKRAIEQGLPGAADGKDYQEARYEGYGPGGVAVVVECLTDNVARTVGDVRLAFTKFGGTLGTAGSVSFMFEKLGEIAYPAAAAGADAMFEAGVEAGAQNVESDDEYHSIHTAITDLAAVSEALEGKFGPAAESGLIWKPLNPHPVTALEAAQNLMKLIDALEDNDDVQDVFTNMDLPDDLAAQLG; via the coding sequence ATGGCAGGCCATTCCCACGCAAAGAACGTCGCCCGGCGCAAGGAAGCCCAGGGCAAGAAAAAAGCAAGCCTCTTTGGCAAGATCGCGCGCGGCATCACGGTCGCGGCCAAGGGCGGCGGCCCGGACCCGGACATGAATCCGCGTCTGCGCATCGCCATCGCCAAGGCGAAAGAGGTCAGCATGCCCAACGACCGCATCAAGCGGGCGATTGAACAGGGCCTGCCCGGCGCCGCCGATGGCAAGGATTATCAGGAAGCGCGCTACGAAGGATACGGCCCCGGCGGTGTCGCCGTGGTCGTCGAATGCCTGACTGACAACGTCGCGCGCACCGTGGGCGACGTGCGTCTGGCCTTCACCAAATTCGGCGGCACGCTGGGCACGGCGGGCTCGGTGTCCTTCATGTTCGAGAAACTGGGCGAAATCGCTTATCCCGCTGCCGCAGCCGGGGCCGATGCGATGTTCGAGGCAGGAGTCGAGGCAGGGGCCCAGAACGTCGAAAGCGACGACGAATACCACAGCATCCACACCGCGATCACCGATCTGGCCGCGGTAAGCGAGGCGCTGGAAGGCAAATTCGGGCCCGCCGCCGAATCGGGACTGATCTGGAAGCCGTTGAACCCGCACCCCGTGACCGCGCTTGAAGCCGCGCAAAACCTGATGAAACTGATCGACGCGCTGGAAGACAACGACGACGTGCAGGACGTTTTCACCAACATGGACCTGCCCGACGATCTGGCTGCGCAACTGGGCTGA
- a CDS encoding cell division protein ZapA, whose amino-acid sequence MSKTTITVNNRPFTIACDDGQESRVQQLGAYVDERFKELQQAGAAPNETYGLVLTALVIADDMFESRDAAQKAAMQAQNAQAAPAGPTQEQIDAHIAQVTQEMAQGYERRIAEMSAEIDRLRRESARNSSNVTDINRAREEAEAKMQAREAEIAKAVDNLTDRLETVVKKLKRA is encoded by the coding sequence ATGTCCAAGACCACGATCACCGTCAACAACCGCCCGTTCACCATCGCCTGCGACGACGGGCAGGAATCGCGGGTGCAGCAGCTTGGCGCCTATGTCGACGAACGCTTCAAGGAATTGCAGCAGGCCGGCGCCGCCCCGAACGAAACCTATGGGCTGGTCCTGACCGCGCTGGTGATTGCCGACGATATGTTTGAAAGCCGCGATGCCGCACAAAAGGCGGCGATGCAGGCCCAAAACGCGCAGGCCGCCCCGGCTGGGCCCACGCAGGAACAGATCGACGCGCATATCGCGCAGGTGACGCAGGAAATGGCCCAGGGCTATGAACGCCGCATCGCCGAAATGTCGGCGGAAATCGACCGCCTGCGCCGTGAATCGGCACGCAATTCCTCCAACGTCACGGACATAAATCGCGCGCGCGAGGAAGCCGAGGCGAAGATGCAGGCGCGCGAGGCGGAAATCGCCAAGGCGGTCGACAACCTGACCGACCGCCTCGAAACCGTGGTCAAAAAACTCAAACGGGCCTGA
- the ruvC gene encoding crossover junction endodeoxyribonuclease RuvC — MTSVRILGIDPGLNRTGWGVIDYTDNRLSFVAGGCIHPDARAPMAMRLGEIDRGLAAVIAEWTPDEAAIEETFSNTNAASTLKLGMARGVAFVAPARAGLVVGEYAANTVKKAVVGAGHAGKEQVQAMVKILLPKASFEIADTADALAVAICHAHHRTSNNLT; from the coding sequence ATGACGTCCGTCCGCATTCTTGGTATCGATCCAGGCCTCAACCGCACCGGTTGGGGCGTGATCGATTATACCGACAACCGGTTAAGCTTCGTGGCCGGCGGTTGCATCCATCCCGACGCGAGGGCGCCGATGGCCATGCGGCTGGGCGAAATCGACCGCGGCCTTGCGGCAGTGATTGCCGAATGGACACCGGATGAGGCGGCGATCGAGGAAACCTTCTCCAACACCAACGCGGCCTCCACCCTCAAACTGGGCATGGCGCGCGGCGTGGCCTTTGTCGCACCGGCGCGTGCGGGGCTTGTGGTGGGCGAATATGCGGCCAACACGGTCAAAAAGGCGGTGGTCGGCGCCGGGCACGCGGGCAAGGAACAGGTGCAGGCCATGGTCAAGATCCTGCTGCCCAAGGCCAGCTTTGAAATCGCCGATACCGCCGATGCGCTGGCGGTGGCCATCTGCCATGCGCATCACAGGACATCCAATAATTTGACATAA